One window from the genome of Musa acuminata AAA Group cultivar baxijiao chromosome BXJ1-4, Cavendish_Baxijiao_AAA, whole genome shotgun sequence encodes:
- the LOC135581427 gene encoding protein ARV 2-like isoform X3, whose product MVAPNANAGGDSGEGSTENVDDRRFLRCVNCGSGIRSLFVQYSPGNIRLMKCIILIDMILHKRKAYRHLLFNMLNLGAGDSKGILWKSSLLYFLLDACRFSLLKNSKACLDSSRSLLLSFLTCGKVMLDVLLGNLIFISVVLLGIRFLLNLSFDVSRYRQILLAILVSSYFKLFLVAMMVWEFPSSVLLVIDILVISSNALALGVVTELQTAGCLGVCFGAQAAKFFSDRWLLHLLSG is encoded by the exons ATGGTGGCCCCAAACGCGAACGCCGGCGGTGACAGCGGAGAGGGATCAACAGAGAATGTCGACGACCGGCGGTTCCTCCGCTGCGTGAACTGCGGCTCGGGGATCCGCTCGCTCTTCGTTCAGTACTCCCCCGGCAACATCCGTTTGATGAAATGC ATAATTCTGATTGATATGATCCTGCACAAGAGGAAAGCTTACCGACATTTGCTATTTAACATGCTGAACTTAGGTGCTGGCGACTCAAAG GGGATACTCTGGAAGTCAAGCttactttattttcttttagaTGCAT GCAGgttttctctcttgaagaacagtAAAGCTTGTCTGGATTCATCCAGGAGCCTTTTGTTGTCATTTTTGACATGTGGAAAG GTGATGTTGGATGTTCTATTGGGAAATTTGATATTCATATCTGTTGTTCTTCTGGGAATTAGATTTCTGCTCAATTTGTCATTTGATGTTAGCAG ATACAGACAAATTCTTCTGGCAATTCTTGTTTCAAGCTACTTCAAGTTATTTTTAGTAGCAATGATG GTCTGGGAGTTCCCATCTTCTGTTCTTCTTGTCATTGACATACTTGTTATATCATCAAATGCACTGGCTTTAGGAG TGGTAACAGAGTTGCAGACTGCTGGGTGCCTTGGAGTGTGCTTTGGTGCACAAGCAGCCAAGTTCTTTAGTGATCGTTGGTTATTACATCTATTATCTG GTTAG
- the LOC135581427 gene encoding protein ARV 2-like isoform X1, which translates to MVAPNANAGGDSGEGSTENVDDRRFLRCVNCGSGIRSLFVQYSPGNIRLMKCEPCKAVADPYIECEFMIILIDMILHKRKAYRHLLFNMLNLGAGDSKGILWKSSLLYFLLDACRFSLLKNSKACLDSSRSLLLSFLTCGKVMLDVLLGNLIFISVVLLGIRFLLNLSFDVSRYRQILLAILVSSYFKLFLVAMMVWEFPSSVLLVIDILVISSNALALGVVTELQTAGCLGVCFGAQAAKFFSDRWLLHLLSG; encoded by the exons ATGGTGGCCCCAAACGCGAACGCCGGCGGTGACAGCGGAGAGGGATCAACAGAGAATGTCGACGACCGGCGGTTCCTCCGCTGCGTGAACTGCGGCTCGGGGATCCGCTCGCTCTTCGTTCAGTACTCCCCCGGCAACATCCGTTTGATGAAATGC GAGCCCTGCAAGGCGGTCGCTGACCCCTACATCGAGTGCGAGTTCATG ATAATTCTGATTGATATGATCCTGCACAAGAGGAAAGCTTACCGACATTTGCTATTTAACATGCTGAACTTAGGTGCTGGCGACTCAAAG GGGATACTCTGGAAGTCAAGCttactttattttcttttagaTGCAT GCAGgttttctctcttgaagaacagtAAAGCTTGTCTGGATTCATCCAGGAGCCTTTTGTTGTCATTTTTGACATGTGGAAAG GTGATGTTGGATGTTCTATTGGGAAATTTGATATTCATATCTGTTGTTCTTCTGGGAATTAGATTTCTGCTCAATTTGTCATTTGATGTTAGCAG ATACAGACAAATTCTTCTGGCAATTCTTGTTTCAAGCTACTTCAAGTTATTTTTAGTAGCAATGATG GTCTGGGAGTTCCCATCTTCTGTTCTTCTTGTCATTGACATACTTGTTATATCATCAAATGCACTGGCTTTAGGAG TGGTAACAGAGTTGCAGACTGCTGGGTGCCTTGGAGTGTGCTTTGGTGCACAAGCAGCCAAGTTCTTTAGTGATCGTTGGTTATTACATCTATTATCTG GTTAG
- the LOC135581427 gene encoding protein ARV 2-like isoform X2 — protein sequence MVAPNANAGGDSGEGSTENVDDRRFLRCVNCGSGIRSLFVQYSPGNIRLMKCEPCKAVADPYIECEFMIILIDMILHKRKAYRHLLFNMLNLGDTLEVKLTLFSFRCMFSLLKNSKACLDSSRSLLLSFLTCGKVMLDVLLGNLIFISVVLLGIRFLLNLSFDVSRYRQILLAILVSSYFKLFLVAMMVWEFPSSVLLVIDILVISSNALALGVVTELQTAGCLGVCFGAQAAKFFSDRWLLHLLSG from the exons ATGGTGGCCCCAAACGCGAACGCCGGCGGTGACAGCGGAGAGGGATCAACAGAGAATGTCGACGACCGGCGGTTCCTCCGCTGCGTGAACTGCGGCTCGGGGATCCGCTCGCTCTTCGTTCAGTACTCCCCCGGCAACATCCGTTTGATGAAATGC GAGCCCTGCAAGGCGGTCGCTGACCCCTACATCGAGTGCGAGTTCATG ATAATTCTGATTGATATGATCCTGCACAAGAGGAAAGCTTACCGACATTTGCTATTTAACATGCTGAACTTAG GGGATACTCTGGAAGTCAAGCttactttattttcttttagaTGCAT gttttctctcttgaagaacagtAAAGCTTGTCTGGATTCATCCAGGAGCCTTTTGTTGTCATTTTTGACATGTGGAAAG GTGATGTTGGATGTTCTATTGGGAAATTTGATATTCATATCTGTTGTTCTTCTGGGAATTAGATTTCTGCTCAATTTGTCATTTGATGTTAGCAG ATACAGACAAATTCTTCTGGCAATTCTTGTTTCAAGCTACTTCAAGTTATTTTTAGTAGCAATGATG GTCTGGGAGTTCCCATCTTCTGTTCTTCTTGTCATTGACATACTTGTTATATCATCAAATGCACTGGCTTTAGGAG TGGTAACAGAGTTGCAGACTGCTGGGTGCCTTGGAGTGTGCTTTGGTGCACAAGCAGCCAAGTTCTTTAGTGATCGTTGGTTATTACATCTATTATCTG GTTAG
- the LOC135581427 gene encoding protein ARV 2-like isoform X4 encodes MVAPNANAGGDSGEGSTENVDDRRFLRCVNCGSGIRSLFVQYSPGNIRLMKCIILIDMILHKRKAYRHLLFNMLNLGDTLEVKLTLFSFRCMFSLLKNSKACLDSSRSLLLSFLTCGKVMLDVLLGNLIFISVVLLGIRFLLNLSFDVSRYRQILLAILVSSYFKLFLVAMMVWEFPSSVLLVIDILVISSNALALGVVTELQTAGCLGVCFGAQAAKFFSDRWLLHLLSG; translated from the exons ATGGTGGCCCCAAACGCGAACGCCGGCGGTGACAGCGGAGAGGGATCAACAGAGAATGTCGACGACCGGCGGTTCCTCCGCTGCGTGAACTGCGGCTCGGGGATCCGCTCGCTCTTCGTTCAGTACTCCCCCGGCAACATCCGTTTGATGAAATGC ATAATTCTGATTGATATGATCCTGCACAAGAGGAAAGCTTACCGACATTTGCTATTTAACATGCTGAACTTAG GGGATACTCTGGAAGTCAAGCttactttattttcttttagaTGCAT gttttctctcttgaagaacagtAAAGCTTGTCTGGATTCATCCAGGAGCCTTTTGTTGTCATTTTTGACATGTGGAAAG GTGATGTTGGATGTTCTATTGGGAAATTTGATATTCATATCTGTTGTTCTTCTGGGAATTAGATTTCTGCTCAATTTGTCATTTGATGTTAGCAG ATACAGACAAATTCTTCTGGCAATTCTTGTTTCAAGCTACTTCAAGTTATTTTTAGTAGCAATGATG GTCTGGGAGTTCCCATCTTCTGTTCTTCTTGTCATTGACATACTTGTTATATCATCAAATGCACTGGCTTTAGGAG TGGTAACAGAGTTGCAGACTGCTGGGTGCCTTGGAGTGTGCTTTGGTGCACAAGCAGCCAAGTTCTTTAGTGATCGTTGGTTATTACATCTATTATCTG GTTAG